The Kogia breviceps isolate mKogBre1 chromosome 19, mKogBre1 haplotype 1, whole genome shotgun sequence genome contains the following window.
CTTCTGGCTCCCGGCTGTTTGCAGTGCTTTTATACCTTGCAtttctttccatccatccattcattcagtcattcctttacatttattttggggCATTTCAGTGCTCTTTTCATCCTGCCCCTGCCTCTCGTCAGTTTCTTAGTCCTCTAGGCAAAACCGTTCCCTTAGTTTTCTCCACATGCCTCACTTTGGAGTGCTCCAGACTGTGCCGTAGGCTTGTCTTGTCCAAGTTGCAGAAAGCTTAGATACTGTGGTCTTTACGAAACGGTGAAGGCTCCGAGCTGACCCCGTGGAAGGCAGTGTCGTCTCAGTGGCGCTGCAGAGATCTCCGCCCAAGACGGCTCCCCCTCCCCGGGCCTCTCCCGTCTTGCCCGCGAGCCCTCTCGCCCCGTAGGCCTCTCGGTTCTAATATCTTGGGGTGAGATGAGAGCAGGCCCAGGGAGGGTGGTTACCGCTGAGGAGCTGCAGTCGCGATCAAGATGATAGAGGTACTGACAACAGCTGACTCTCAGAAACTGCTACACCAGCTGAATGCCCTGTTGGAACAGGAGTTGAGATGTCAGCCAAAGGTCTGCGGCTCGAGACTAATTGACTCTGCACACGATAATGGCCTTAGAGTGACTGCAAGACTGAGGGACTTTGAAGTCAAAGATCTCCTTAGTCTAACTCAGTTCTTTGGCTTTGACACGGAGACATTTTCTCTCGCTGTGAATTTACCGGACAGACCCCTGTCTAAAATGAAGGTACAGCCCAAGCACCTTGGGTGTGTTGGACGGAGCTGCTTCTGTTTGGCCGTAGAATCAATAGAAGAGGAAAGGGATGTCCCATTGGCGACTGACTTGATCCGAATAAGCCAGTATAGGTTCACGGTTTCAGACTTGATGAGAATGGAAAAGATTGTGTTGGAGGAGGTGTGTTGGAAAGTCAAAGCTACTACTGCCTTTCCGTTTCTACAACTCTGTTATTCACTCCTTCAAGAGAACTTGCCCTATGAAAGGAGGAATAGCCTTAATTTTGAAGCACTAGAAGCTCAACTTAAGGCATGCTACTGCAGGATCGTATTTTCGAAAGCAAAGCCATCTGTGTTGGCATTGTCTATCATTGCCTTGGAGATCCAGGCACAGGGGTGTGTAGAGTTAACAGAAGGAGTAGAATGTCTTCAGAAACGTTCCGAGATCAATGGCAGAGATTTGACTTCCTGGCAAGAGCTCGTACCCAAGTGTTCAACTGAATATTCATCAAACAAGTGTTCCAAACCAAATGTTCAGAAGTTGAAATGGATTGTTTCTGGGCCTACCGCGCGGCAGCTGAAGCCTAGTTACCACAGAATAACCCACCTTCCAACAGTTCCCGAAATGGTCCCTTAATTGGATTCTTAGAGCAACAAAAACCTCTTCTGAAGCCTTTCTCCGCAGTCCTGAGCTGTGGATTCCGTCATGTCCTGATGGATTGAAGCTGTGAAGCCTCAGAACGTCACAAGCAGATTAACATTGGTGTTCTCAGATTTGGGAAAACTGCCTAATTAACGTTACCCGAGGGTGGAGTTACTCACATTTGAATTCACCTGGGAAGCATACAGATCAACGCGAACAGCATAAACGCGAAGTGCCGATGACAGGCGTGGGAAGAAGGCAACCTGTGAGTCTCCATCTCTGACATTGGTCCAGCTTCCTGTGTGGGGTCAGTAGATTGTACTTAGGTGGCGTGAAAACGGTAACCTACTTGATTTAagtttaaactttaaatttaaatatgaggCTTACATCAAAACCACCGCTTCACAaacgcacttttttttttttttttttttttttttgcggtacgcgggcctctcccgttgcaaagcacaggctccggatgtgcaggctcagcggccacggctcacgggcccagccgctcctcggcacgtgggatcctcccggaccgggatacgaacccctgtcccccgcatcggcaggcggactctcaaccactgcgccaccagggaagccccacaaacgCACTTTTAAGGCCTAATAAGGGTCAGTATTCTAGGCAGTGAAAATGGTTTCTTGGTACCCATAATGCAAGTAATATATAATCCAGAGATGTGGACTTTATTGCTACATGGGAATCACATTTAAATTTGAGGGCATTTTATATAAAGCAAAACTAGACCTATTAATTTCAGCATAttaatatctttaatatttttctagaaaacagGTAATGTTTATAtccatgattttaaaagttttatacaaAATttacttcctgggcttccctggcggcgcagtggttgagggtccgcctgccgatgccggggacgcgggttcgtgccccggtccgggaagatcccacgtgccgcggagcggctgggcccgtgagccgtggccgctgagcctgcgcgtccggagcctgtgctccgcaacgggagaggccacaacagtgagaggctcgcgtaccacacacacacacacacacacacacacacacacacacacaaattacttCCTGTCTAGTCCcatcaagaaaattagaaaattagtttttattgtaGTAGTAACTCAAATTAACGTCACTCTGAAAACTTTCTGATTTAACACTCCAGAAGTTTTTACTTAACACTGTTTTTATGAAACTGTCATTGCTTCTAATTTAGAATTTTGCTTAAAGGGGAGAGAATATACTTTCATTAATTGCCCCTACTGTGCCAAAAGAAAGTATTAAGAAAGGTAAGTAGGCATCTTCATAATTAAAAGGTTGCGGAGGTAGTGTTCAGGATTTCAGTGAACCTGAGGAGATCTACTGTGTTAAAGTATTATGAACAGTTAGTGTAATGTGTAGCCTGAATCCATCCAGGATGGCTGTACCCAAATTTGACATCATGTTATGGGGAGATATGCATTGGAAAATAAACCAAAGAACCACAGTGTGTCTTATACTTTTGTAAACCATGTTTTGTGGAtaactttccagttttcccaaaagactgataaatttcaatattttgaatgCATCAGTGTTAATTTTGAGTTGGCAGAGGTAACCTAACCAAGTACCGTTATGTTTTGGTGCCAAGGGATATACCTTTCAACAAAGtcactgaaatgcaaaaaaaaaaaaaaaagaaaaagaaacagttaaGTTGACACTGAGATTTGCTGTTGTCAGATGCACCTTGTACCTTGTCTTAGTGTAGACTGGTGGCGGGCACTAAAAGTGTaagaaaaattttcaattaaGAAAATTCTGTCCATTAACTTTTCCTGTAATTCAGACAAGTTATTATTTGAATTGAGTGATGGAAAGCCTTGTACCAGCTCACGGGAAAATGGAGTTCCCGGGAGTATAGTTTGGGAACTTGGTGTCACTTCACACCCTCCGTTCGTTCCCCTGCTCTCACCCCTCACACGGAACGCCCTCGGAAAGGCCACTTGAACTCTTCCCACTTCCGGCTTTTGCCCTTGGCTACCAGCAGAGAACCTTCTCGCCCAGCTGGTCCGTGTTTCCCTCACTCGTTCGCGCAGTCCTCACTCACATTTATTGAACGTCTGTTATGTGCCACCCACTGTTACAGGTGTGTGAGGTGCGTGAAGGGTTAAAATAGGTCACAGATCCTGGTCCTCATGGAGCCTCTATTCTAGGACATGCAGGTAACAAAGTGAGTAAGTCGATTATGTAGTTTGTCAGAAGATGACGAGCGCTACGGGTAAAAGCCAGAACAGCGTGGCGAGGCGGCGGGCTGCTGAAGGATGCAGAGGGCAGGCTGCGCAGGTGGCATCTGACGGAACCTGGAAGAAGGTGCCAGCTGGCGACGGGGGCGCtgcaggcaggggcagggggccCTGAAGCGAAGGCCCTCGGGTGGGCGTGGGGACCGGCTTGAGGGGAGGGCGTGGAGGAGGAGTGGAGCGCAGAGCTAGGGTGGGGTGGGACCCGGAAGGGGCCTCGGGAGCCGTCGTAGGGCCTGTAGGACGTCTGCGGGAAACCATTGCTGGCTCCTGAGCAGAGCGCGCGATCTGCCTTTGACCTTTAGCGCCAGCTGGCTGCTGTGCACGGGGTGGGCTGTCCCTGTCCCTGTCACTGGGGGGGTCGAGGCTCGGCCCCAGGGCAGCAGTGGAGTGGGGCGAGTTGCTGTCGCTCTGGACAGGAGAGCCTTGAAGGACGCCCCTGGGGGTTTTGTCCTGAGTAACCTGCAGGAGCAGCGCTGCCATCGGCTGAGATGGCAGAGGTTTATGACGAGGCAGGCTTTGCTGGTCACAGAGCAGTTCAGTTTGGGGTACGTTTTGAGAAGTCTTAACAGACTTGCTAGTGGAATTGTCAAGAAGCAGCTGAATTTGTTAGTCTGGACTTGAGAAGCCTGGGCTGGAGCTGTAAATTTGAGTCTCCAGCATTTACAAAGCTCTGAAATTGGATGCGAAGCCCCAGCGAGGGGTGAGcgaggagagaggagaagaggacGAAATGATCGGGTGTcggggcagggagctggggaggagaggaacCAGCGGAGGAAAGGAGCGCGGCGCGAGGGGAGCGGTGAGGGAGTGGTGCAGCGTGTCAGGGCGAGGATGCAGAGAGGCGGAGTGAGAACGCGGCGCTGGCCTTGGCCTTGCCCGCGGGGAGGTCATCTGTGACCTGGATCGGAGCGTGTGTGGGAGAGGATGAGGGAGACGAGTTGGAAGCAAGCGTGGGCGACTGTCTTGAGACGTGCTGCCCAGGGGAGCCAAGAAATGGGGCAGTGGGGAAAGTGGCCTGAGCTGCTGTTAATGGGAGAAATGGCCCACGGGTGGCAGCCGGGGAGAGTGACACACTGATGGGGTGGCCGGGGGGGATTGCTGGAGCCCTGCTTCAGTGGGCAGGGGGATGGGACCCCTGCGTCACGGGAGGGCGAATTTTAGAGCAACTTCGGTGTGGAGAGTTCGTCTCTGGCTGATGGCTCGGGGCAGGCGGACTTGGGGGCTGCACGCGCACGTGGCAGTGGGGGCCCTGGGCTCTTTGCTGACAGTGCTCTTCTCAGTGGAAAAGGAAGTAGGGTCATCGGCCGAGAGGCAGCGTGGGGGCGACTGATGGAGGCCCTAGAAGAGAGggatgtggtttctttttttgtgtctgGAGCCTGTCTCGGTCGAGGCGGGCGTGACACGTGGCTAACGCTTAGTTGGAACCGAGAGAGGTCATCGTGTATATGATGTTTCTCCTTGCTGGTTTCTGTCCTTGGGTTCCAGGGATGTGAACACCACCATCATGGAGCTCCTTATCATGGTGTACGCGTGTAAGACCTCCTGTGCCAAAAGCATCATCGGCGTGGTCCCCTACTTTCCGTACAGCAAACAGTGCAAGATGAGAAAGAGAGGCTCCATCGTTTCCAAACTGCTAGCTTCCATGATGTGCAAAGCTGGTAAGCAAGGCAGATATTTGATGGTTTATTGGGGGTCTGGGAGTTTCATTTTTACCTGAGAAATTGTAAAGCATTGTCTTAACTAAATTAAAATGTTGAACAGAGTAGAAATAGTGATACAGCTTTAAGATGGCTAATTTGTAATGAGACAACAGTGCTGAGAGTTCTCTCCTGTTCCAACTCCCTCAACACAAAGCGGATGAGAACAACTTACTTTTTCCtaaattctttgtttaaaaaattaatatcgaAATGACAAGTTACAGtcatatttaggttgtttttaaCGGGGAAGAAGGCATTTGGAATCAACAACTCTAATAACACagcaactattt
Protein-coding sequences here:
- the LOC131746774 gene encoding cyclin-G1-like isoform X2; translation: MIEVLTTADSQKLLHQLNALLEQELRCQPKVCGSRLIDSAHDNGLRVTARLRDFEVKDLLSLTQFFGFDTETFSLAVNLPDRPLSKMKVQPKHLGCVGRSCFCLAVESIEEERDVPLATDLIRISQYRFTVSDLMRMEKIVLEEVCWKVKATTAFPFLQLCYSLLQENLPYERRNSLNFEALEAQLKACYCRIVFSKAKPSVLALSIIALEIQAQGCVELTEGVECLQKRSEINGRDLTSWQELVPKCSTEYSSNKCSKPNVQKLKWIVSGPTFPKWSLNWILRATKTSSEAFLRSPELWIPSCPDGLKL
- the LOC131746774 gene encoding cyclin-G1-like isoform X1, whose amino-acid sequence is MIEVLTTADSQKLLHQLNALLEQELRCQPKVCGSRLIDSAHDNGLRVTARLRDFEVKDLLSLTQFFGFDTETFSLAVNLPDRPLSKMKVQPKHLGCVGRSCFCLAVESIEEERDVPLATDLIRISQYRFTVSDLMRMEKIVLEEVCWKVKATTAFPFLQLCYSLLQENLPYERRNSLNFEALEAQLKACYCRIVFSKAKPSVLALSIIALEIQAQGCVELTEGVECLQKRSEINGRDLTSWQELVPKCSTEYSSNKCSKPNVQKLKWIVSGPTARQLKPSYHRITHLPTVPEMVP